One part of the Arachidicoccus terrestris genome encodes these proteins:
- the recG gene encoding ATP-dependent DNA helicase RecG, protein MQNGSSVLQNPIEYLKGVGPLKGDLLRKELSIHHFEDLLYHFPIRHIDRTKINSVREINPATDYVQLKGKIAFHEMLGQGRSKRLVAEFRDGTGAIELVWFQGAHWVAKLLEKGGTWLIYGKVSFFNGKAQMSHPEMESAETQEIAAKAYLEPIYPSTEKLKTKGLNGRQIGKLTLHLLQQLSPRDLAENIPDAICQHLQLMPRFQAYCYIHFPPDDAAYKQALRRLKFEELFIAQVRLNLIRVRRGRHSKGLLFDRVGDLFNIFYEKHLPFALTGAQKRVLREIRQDTAHGHQMNRLLQGDVGSGKTIVALLSMLMAADNGFQSCLMAPTEILAAQHFSGLSELLKDLPIELRLLTGSTKAKDRRAILAGLLDGTIHMVIGTHAVIEDKVVFKNLGLAIVDEQHRFGVAQRARLWKKSVIPPHILVMTATPIPRTLAMTAYGDLDYSVMDELPPGRQPVTTLHRTDIYRMKVMEFIRSEIDKGRQAYVIYPLIEESEKLSYEDLMQGYEQVKTYFPDHRYKISMVHGRQSPEEKATNMDRFVRGDTQIMVSTTVIEVGVNVPNASVMVIESAEKFGLSQLHQLRGRVGRGAEKSYCILLTGNKLSQDARERIGIMCATNDGFKIAEKDLELRGPGDIEGTRQSGALNLKLASLVEDAEILQVAKKLATALVESDEHLEDPAHAMLRGFLMQTMGKTAWSKIS, encoded by the coding sequence ATGCAAAACGGTTCTTCAGTACTTCAAAATCCAATTGAATATCTTAAAGGGGTCGGCCCCCTGAAGGGAGATTTGTTGCGAAAGGAACTAAGCATACATCATTTTGAGGATTTACTTTATCATTTTCCGATACGACATATTGACCGCACAAAAATCAACTCCGTTAGGGAAATTAACCCGGCGACAGACTATGTGCAGCTTAAAGGAAAAATCGCCTTCCATGAAATGCTGGGACAGGGACGGTCGAAAAGACTCGTCGCCGAATTCCGGGACGGAACCGGCGCAATAGAGCTCGTCTGGTTTCAGGGGGCTCATTGGGTGGCAAAACTTTTAGAAAAAGGGGGTACCTGGCTGATCTATGGTAAGGTCAGTTTTTTTAACGGCAAAGCACAGATGTCGCATCCCGAAATGGAATCTGCAGAAACCCAGGAGATTGCCGCTAAAGCCTATTTGGAGCCCATCTATCCTTCTACGGAGAAGCTTAAGACAAAAGGCCTGAACGGACGGCAGATTGGCAAACTGACTTTACATCTTTTGCAGCAGCTCTCGCCCCGGGACCTAGCCGAGAATATTCCGGATGCGATCTGCCAGCATCTGCAGCTCATGCCCCGGTTTCAGGCCTATTGTTATATCCATTTTCCGCCCGATGATGCAGCCTATAAACAGGCGCTGAGACGGTTGAAGTTTGAAGAATTGTTTATTGCCCAAGTCCGCTTAAACCTCATCAGAGTCCGGCGTGGCAGGCACTCCAAGGGATTACTGTTTGACAGGGTCGGTGACCTGTTCAATATTTTTTATGAAAAACACCTCCCCTTTGCGCTGACCGGGGCCCAAAAAAGAGTACTCCGGGAGATCAGACAAGACACCGCCCACGGACACCAGATGAACCGCCTTCTGCAGGGAGATGTAGGCAGCGGCAAAACGATCGTTGCCTTACTCAGTATGCTGATGGCTGCCGATAATGGCTTCCAGAGCTGCCTGATGGCCCCTACTGAGATCCTGGCCGCACAGCATTTTAGCGGGCTTTCCGAATTATTGAAGGATCTGCCCATTGAGCTCAGACTGCTGACAGGGAGTACCAAGGCAAAGGACAGACGAGCGATACTTGCCGGTCTCCTTGATGGGACGATCCATATGGTGATCGGCACGCATGCTGTTATTGAAGATAAGGTGGTCTTCAAGAACCTGGGGCTGGCCATTGTGGATGAGCAGCATCGTTTCGGCGTCGCACAGCGGGCCAGGCTCTGGAAAAAATCAGTCATCCCTCCGCATATTCTTGTGATGACGGCTACACCAATCCCAAGAACGCTGGCCATGACTGCCTATGGAGACCTGGACTACAGTGTCATGGACGAATTACCTCCTGGCAGGCAACCGGTGACAACCCTGCACCGGACGGATATCTACCGGATGAAAGTCATGGAGTTTATCCGTTCAGAGATTGACAAAGGACGGCAGGCTTATGTTATCTATCCACTGATCGAGGAGAGTGAAAAATTAAGTTACGAAGACCTGATGCAGGGTTATGAACAGGTAAAGACCTATTTTCCGGATCATCGTTATAAGATCAGTATGGTCCACGGCCGGCAATCACCGGAAGAAAAAGCCACCAATATGGACCGGTTCGTCCGGGGTGATACACAGATCATGGTCAGTACCACCGTCATAGAAGTCGGCGTCAATGTTCCGAACGCTTCAGTAATGGTGATTGAAAGCGCTGAAAAATTCGGGCTCTCGCAGCTTCATCAGCTGCGCGGCCGCGTGGGCCGGGGTGCAGAAAAGAGTTATTGTATTTTACTTACCGGAAATAAACTGAGTCAGGACGCCCGTGAAAGGATCGGCATTATGTGCGCCACCAATGACGGATTCAAGATCGCGGAAAAAGATCTGGAGCTGCGCGGTCCGGGCGATATTGAAGGAACCCGTCAAAGCGGGGCACTGAACCTTAAGTTGGCCAGTCTGGTCGAAGACGCAGAGATACTGCAAGTCGCTAAAAAACTGGCAACAGCGCTTGTTGAATCTGATGAGCACCTGGAAGACCCTGCCCATGCCATGCTCAGAGGATTCTTGATGCAGACCATGGGCAAAACAGCATGGAGTAAAATCTCTTAG
- a CDS encoding OsmC family protein has protein sequence MPENLHHYHLNLEWTGNTGQGTQSYTNYERSYRWHSNQKPPIEGSSDPKFRGDRTKHNPEELLLAALSSCHMLWYLHLCADNHITVLEYRDKATGTMEGEKQLTTDKGHKQIRGGHFTHVLLKPLVKLAHKEDISRATALHHEAHTRCFIANSVNFPVDTEPAFAFPE, from the coding sequence ATGCCTGAAAACTTGCATCATTATCATTTAAATCTGGAATGGACCGGCAATACCGGCCAGGGAACGCAAAGCTATACTAATTATGAAAGATCCTACCGATGGCACAGCAACCAGAAGCCGCCTATTGAGGGAAGTTCTGATCCAAAATTCAGAGGCGACCGAACGAAACACAATCCGGAAGAATTGTTACTTGCAGCCCTAAGCTCCTGCCACATGCTTTGGTATCTGCATTTATGTGCGGATAACCATATCACCGTACTTGAATACAGGGACAAGGCCACAGGAACTATGGAAGGAGAAAAGCAGCTGACAACGGATAAGGGGCATAAACAGATCCGTGGAGGGCACTTTACCCATGTGTTGCTCAAGCCCTTGGTTAAACTGGCACACAAAGAAGATATAAGCAGAGCGACGGCTTTGCACCATGAGGCCCACACGCGCTGTTTTATCGCAAATTCGGTAAACTTTCCTGTCGATACAGAACCCGCATTTGCGTTTCCTGAATAA
- a CDS encoding NADPH-dependent FMN reductase — MRQLQLLVLIGSTKEHSSNQKLVAFIKKEAAGLKMAGNSDTAPVYWEIFPISKLPYFDPDLDKAAAGRLEKDAQQPVGTVPAAVGELRQKVAEADGILICTPEYVFSLPGILKNALEWLVSTTVLTDKPMALITAAASGEKAKESLELIVKTLGGQFDTTTSIRIQGVAGKFNSEGELADAGTVQTLKDLLYSWFALMELKQQAQ; from the coding sequence ATGCGTCAGCTACAACTTCTCGTCTTAATAGGCAGCACAAAAGAGCATTCTTCCAACCAGAAGCTGGTTGCGTTCATAAAAAAAGAAGCCGCAGGCCTGAAAATGGCGGGCAACAGCGATACTGCGCCCGTTTATTGGGAAATATTTCCAATCAGTAAACTTCCTTATTTTGATCCCGATCTGGACAAAGCCGCTGCCGGTCGTTTAGAGAAAGATGCGCAACAACCGGTAGGCACGGTCCCCGCTGCCGTTGGGGAGCTCCGGCAAAAAGTTGCTGAGGCGGATGGCATACTCATCTGTACGCCGGAGTATGTTTTTAGCCTGCCCGGGATTTTAAAAAACGCACTGGAATGGCTGGTTTCTACAACGGTTTTAACAGATAAGCCCATGGCACTGATCACCGCAGCAGCTTCGGGCGAAAAGGCCAAAGAAAGCCTGGAACTGATTGTAAAAACACTGGGCGGTCAGTTTGATACAACAACCTCAATCCGTATTCAAGGCGTCGCCGGGAAATTTAATAGTGAAGGTGAGCTGGCAGATGCCGGCACTGTTCAAACGCTGAAAGACCTTTTGTACAGCTGGTTTGCGCTTATGGAGCTAAAACAACAAGCACAATGA